One Candidatus Atelocyanobacterium thalassa isolate ALOHA genomic window, CTGGTGCTGTTACTTTAGCTGCTTACATATTAGGAATTCCTGTGATATTACACGAGTCTAATTACATTCCAGGAAAAACAACAAAATTACTAAGTTATTTTTGTCATGTTACGGCTTTAGGATTTAAAGAAACAGAAAAATATTTACCATGGGCTACTACCACCTATTTAGGAACACCTATTAGAGAACAATTTAGTATTTCTCAATATTTAGATTTGAATATTCCAGAAAAAGCATTTCTAATAATTGTGATTGGTGGATCCCAGGGAGCAGTCTCAATTAACAACTTAGTACGTCAATGTGCTTTAGATTGGATCAACTCAGGTGCATATGTTGTTCATTTAACGGGAAACAATGATACGAAAGTTAAAACTATTAATCATACTCAATATATTACACTACCTTTCCATAGCAATATGGCTGCGCTTTTGCAAAGAGCAAATTTAGCGATTAGTCGTGCTGGTTCGGGAACATTAGCAGAATTAGCTGCTACTCATACACCTGCAATTTTAATTCCTTATCCTTTTGCTGCAGAAAACCATCAATTTTATAATGCAGATTTTTTTGTCAAAGCTAAAGCTGCTTATTGTTATGAACAAAAAAAATTAACAAGAGAGCAATTAAAAATTGCTGTGTTAGACCTAATAAAAGATCCAACAAAGCTAAAAAGAAATGGCATATGAAATGTCAAAACTAACAACTAAAGACAGTGCAGAAAAGTTAGCAGAACTAATAAATAATAGTTTAAAAAATTAATCACTAGATGCTTTCTTTTAAAGATTTACTATAAAAAAATATCATTTGTTATGTTATTTTTAGTATTTTTATATTCAATTAGGTAAGAAAAAATATACTCTCAACTTTAATCATAATAAAATTGTATATATCTATGATTAAGAAATATTGCGAAAAGAAAATAAATAAGTCATAATTATTGGTGTAATACCTACATGTATAAGACTTTAGAATTATTTTCAACCAAGATTATTCTTGTTATTTGTGTTTTAGAGGCATTAGTAAAAATTTGTGACTTGGCAAACAGCAAAATTACATAACTTAAATTTAGAGATTAGAAGACAAAAAAAATATGATGCTCATGAGATTGCACTGTATTATCGCAGCCGTCCTTGGCGGGTAATTAAAAGAACAATCTCTATAGTATGGTCTTTTGGTTGGTTCTTTATTAATATTCAATGGGATAAATTTACTCATAAAAAAAATAGTAAAAAGAAACGTTCTATTCAATTACGGCAAATTCTTACTAATTTAGGGCCAACATTCATTAAAGTAGGACAAGCTTTATCTACTCGGCCAGATTTAATTCATCCAGATTTTTTAGATGAATTAGTAAAACTTCAAGATCAATTACCTTCTTTTGATAATAAAATAGCTTTTTCAATCATAGAAAAATCATTGAAAGTCAAGATTGATAAGGCTTATAAAGAAATTTCACCTAACCCTGTTGCAGCAGCAAGCTTAGGCCAAGTATATAGGGCTATTTTATATACAGGAGAAGAGGTAGCAGTAAAAGTTCAAAGAGCTAATCTAGAATCTATATTAACTTGTGATCTTTTCCTAATGCGCTTGGTAGCTTCTAAATTATCTAGATTTTTACCTCTTAATCTAAAACATGACTTAACATTGATCGTTGATGAATTTGGAAGCAAGCTTCTTGAAGAAATAGATTATGTTAATGAAGGAAAAAATGCTGAAAAGTTTGCATCTAATTTTCAAGATGATGCTGATGTAAAAGTTCCTAAAATTTATTGGGCTCTTAGTAGTGATCGAATATTAACTCTCGAATGGATTCAAGGGTATAAGTTAACGAATACTGAGCAAATTAAAAATGCAGGATTAGATCCATACTCTATTGTAAAAATTGGAGTCATATCAGGTCTAAAACAATTATTAGAACATGGTTTCTTTCATGCAGACCCCCATCCTGGAAATTTATTTGCTACTCATGATGGTCGTATGGCGTTTATCGATTTTGGCATGATGGATCAGTTAGACAACTCTACAAAAGAGATTATAGCTGATTCAGTAGTTCAACTTATAAACGAAGACTATGATGCTTTAGCTAAGGATTTCGTAAAGCTTGGATTTCTGACTCCAGATACAGATATTAAGCCAATAATACCTGCCCTTGAGAAGATTTTAGGTAATGCTATTACCAAAAACGTCAATGATTTTAACTTTAAAACAATTACTGATGATTTTTCAAAATTAGTTCATAAATATCCTTTTCGTCTCCCAGCTAAATTTGCTCTCATTATTAGATCATTAATCACGCAGGAAGGATTAGCTTTAAGCTTAGATCCGAATTTTAAACTTGTTGAAATTGCCTACCCATATGTAGCCATGCAACTTTTAGCAGGAGGAACTTCTCAGTTAAGAAATAGACTGTCAGAAATCTTAATAAAAGATAATAAGTTCCAATGGAGTAGATTAGAAAATATGCTTGCTATAGCTTCTTCCGAAGAAAAGTTTAATTTGTTACCGACTGCACAATTAGGTTTACAGTATTTGTTCTCGGATGAAGGACAATATCTAAGGCATAAATTATTATTAGCCCTAACAGAAGATGATAAATTGCACATTGAAGAAGTTCAAAGAGTTTGGTCTATTATAAGCAATGATTTATATCCACAACAATTGATGATAATTATGATTAATGTATTGCAAAAACTGATTG contains:
- a CDS encoding ABC1 kinase family protein — protein: MTWQTAKLHNLNLEIRRQKKYDAHEIALYYRSRPWRVIKRTISIVWSFGWFFINIQWDKFTHKKNSKKKRSIQLRQILTNLGPTFIKVGQALSTRPDLIHPDFLDELVKLQDQLPSFDNKIAFSIIEKSLKVKIDKAYKEISPNPVAAASLGQVYRAILYTGEEVAVKVQRANLESILTCDLFLMRLVASKLSRFLPLNLKHDLTLIVDEFGSKLLEEIDYVNEGKNAEKFASNFQDDADVKVPKIYWALSSDRILTLEWIQGYKLTNTEQIKNAGLDPYSIVKIGVISGLKQLLEHGFFHADPHPGNLFATHDGRMAFIDFGMMDQLDNSTKEIIADSVVQLINEDYDALAKDFVKLGFLTPDTDIKPIIPALEKILGNAITKNVNDFNFKTITDDFSKLVHKYPFRLPAKFALIIRSLITQEGLALSLDPNFKLVEIAYPYVAMQLLAGGTSQLRNRLSEILIKDNKFQWSRLENMLAIASSEEKFNLLPTAQLGLQYLFSDEGQYLRHKLLLALTEDDKLHIEEVQRVWSIISNDLYPQQLMIIMINVLQKLIATKA